A genomic segment from Spinacia oleracea cultivar Varoflay chromosome 3, BTI_SOV_V1, whole genome shotgun sequence encodes:
- the LOC110795521 gene encoding serine/threonine-protein phosphatase 7 long form homolog: protein MEPTIHPGPRDTSVLTLQAEHRSEDVWGGGMDRLLTCREHVLGLGEWVIHDRVLEFVRLAGFYGVHRLVGGGLALDRSLITALIERWRQETHTFHLAVGEATITLQDVAVLLGLRVHGAPVTGDGTGVWSALVEELLGIRPEPSDDGKPVLQGSSLRMTWLRRHFSQGPPDDAADIVYERFSRAYILALMGSILFADKSGDAVQLVYLPLIRDLRRAGTYSWGSATLAYLYRQMCRAARRRSRDIGGPLILLQLWSWEHIHIGRPRISRVRDAPPPDPEHPIEVDDPSILGTQHQRGVDPLACSWLRVHFSCGHTASGLSFFRDALDHQKETQMTWQPYSETVLGLLPEICRCDRDIWRSVVPLICFDIVEYHYPNRVMRQFGLEQSVPVACDTSVDLHNVDRRHKNKKFEEMHRKYVEEWRDRESRIVQGTPFAGHRERMKEYMDWYCSITRLLITPVTRSPPTTHYQPSSSDIILSHALADLASRCTRAVDSALELPPSLALPLTLDTLRNLSSSCIETLSRVGQEHILQQYDLASSQCTPDTSTSHVSRGRGFRPPRARPPPLTPPLRPLALTSPHPPPPPSPRPPPPPSPRPPPLTPPASPPASQVISSPPLQLLTYRRQKGCSPSQRPEPIAEEDESSFSSSEHSKKQRRT from the exons ATGGAGCCGACGATCCATCCCGGCCCACGTGATACTTCGGTTTTGACGTTGCAGGCGGAGCATAGGAGTGAGGATGTTTGGGGAGGGGGTATGGACAGGCTTTTGACGTGTCGGGAGCACGTGCTTGGTTTAGGAGAGTGGGTGATACATGATCGAGTCTTGGAGTTTGTTAGATTAGCAGGGTTCTATGGTGTACATAGATTGGTTGGTGGTGGATTAGCCTTAGATAGGTCTTTGATCACAGCATTGATTGAGAGATGGAGACAGGAGACGCACACTTTTCATTTGGCTGTTGGTGAGGCTACTATTACTCTGCAGGATGTCGCTGTTTTGTTGGGGCTCAGAGTTCATGGGGCTCCTGTCACAGGGGATGGTACTGGGGTGTGGTCAGCTTTAGTCGAGGAGTTGTTAGGGATACGACCAGAGCCTAGTGATGATGGAAAACCTGTTCTCCAGGGTTCATCATTGAGGATGACTTGGTTGAGGCGACACTTCAGTCAGGGCCCCCCTGATGACGCTGCTGATATTGTTTATGAGAGGTTTAGCCGAGCATATATTCTTGCACTTATGGGGTCCATTTTGTTTGCTGATAAGAGCGGTGATGCCGTGCAGCTCGTCTACTTGCCATTGATACGCGACTTGCGTAGAGCTGGGACATACAGCTGGGGGAGTGCGACCCTTGCTTATTTGTATCGACAGATGTGTCGAGCCGCTCGTAGACGATCCCGTGACATTGGTGGTCCACTTATACTTCTGCAGTTATGGTCATGGGAGCATATTCACATTGGTCGTCCGAGGATTTCGAGAGTTCGCGATGCTCCACCTCCTGACCCAGAGCATCCTATTGAGGTCGACGATCCATCTATTCTTGGTACTCAGCATCAGCGTGGAGTGGACCCCTTAGCATGCAG TTGGCTTAGGGTTCACTTTTCATGTGGCCATACAGCTAGTGGACTCTCTTTCTTTAGGGATGCACTTGACCATCAAAAGGAGACACAG ATGACTTGGCAGCCATATTCAGAGACGGTACTTGGTTTACTACCCGAGATTTGTAGATGTGATAGAGATATATGGCGCTCAGTTGTACCGTTGATTTGCTTTGACATTGTTGAGTACCACTACCCAAATCGAGTGATGCGTCAGTTTGGATTGGAACAGTCAGTTCCCGTTGCGTGTGACACGAGTGTTGATCTTCATAATGTGGATCGACGGCATAAAAACAAGAAGTTTGAAGAGATGCATCGCAAATATGTGGAGGAGTGGCGTGATCGTGAGAGTCGGATTGTTCAAGGCACTCCTTTTGCCGGTCATCGTGAGAGGATGAAGGAGTATATGGATTGGTATTGTAGCATCACGAGACTCCTCATTACTCCTGTTACACGATCACCCCCCACCACTCATTATCAGCCGTCTTCCTCTGATATTATTTTG TCACATGCATTGGCTGATCTTGCCTCAAGATGCACTCGAGCTGTGGATTCTGCGTTAGAGTTACCTCCCAGTTTGGCCCTTCCTCTCACTCTTGATACGTTACGCAATTTGAGTTCCTCTTGCATTGAGACCTTATCAAGAGTGGGGCAAGAACATATCCTCCAACAATATGATTTAGCCTCGTCTCAGTGTACACCCGACACCTCCACCTCACATGTTTCTCGAGGGCGTGGTTTTCGACCACCACGTGCACGCCCTCCACCACTTACTCCTCCTCTACGCCCTCTAGCACTTACTTCTCcacaccctccaccaccaccttctccacgccctccaccaccaccttctccaCGCCCTCCACCTCTTACTCCTCCTGCATCTCCGCCAGCATCACAAGTTATTTCATCTCCTCCTTTGCAGCTTCTCACTTACCGGCGACAAAAGGGTTGCTCTCCTAGTCAACGTCCCGAGCCAATTGCCGAGGAGGATGAGTCCTCATTTTCATCGTCCGAGCATTCAAAGAAACAACGTAGAACTTAG
- the LOC130470147 gene encoding uncharacterized protein — translation MELPDYPIYCHWGGEILQSSGDVTYKGGERKFGFVNCQMSYDEVLSKVYDLMRCDSRYVELKLLMRYPMMSGSYEAIPLDDDNSLKAMLIAMSQTKSTTMQLFIEQLPKQPETQSHLESFHEMDSWASPFPYLPLTNQSGLTGSFTRMLTDEQYASEHILELTSPTQTPHVEATNGDPSMILFDSLDQICVDFFGDEEVGVDSDVDEDEDTQDANDKAIRESAPSQIFNNVAELDPILLDSWRTWSNNHSFDGEFAIGQEFDSSAQLKDIVKGYSIAKNHSFKVLESEPTKYVVECKRKSSCKCSWRLRAIKDPCLASFRIVRYNGPHASNCLGDINSIDHPLLSSDFVCNEIKDLIRADPSLKIRVIVQAVKVKFKYTITYKRAWSAKQKAIASIFGDWEQSYEELPRYMQALKESNPGTVVEWCTLASNEGPSVHIFFRVFWAFKPSIDGFKHCRPLITIDGTHLYGKYKGTLLIAMGTDANSQLFPLAFAIVESENGESWKWFMKCIRHLVTQREGLCVISDRHAGILQTMNEVNSGWEEPRAHHRFCTRHLASNVNTQFKNAYVKNLFGKAADARQRKKFDYYLGRIGELNVEAHKYLMDISSHRWSIHHDGGFRYGVKTTNMSEAFNGVMKGARCLPITALVRMTFYRVNSYFVTRRGWGKRRIEEGHDFVEKATTTIEMNMAKSGAHEVQAFDHEMGLFEVTTGRGGRASGKGGNVHTVNLVAKTCTCEKLKIYKLPCSHVLAVCRSRSLSYAAFVDPFFTTVEYRQTYLKSFHPLPDVPYWPHYTGVRIVADASKRRGVGRPKSSRYPNEMDSSARRSVNVKSCSICRRQGHNKKTCAARGGVGSSG, via the coding sequence ATGGAGTTGCCAGACTATCCTATTTATTGTCATTGGGGAGGGGAAATTTTGCAAAGTAGCGGTGATGTTACATATAAAGGAGGAGAGCGAAAATTTGGGTTTGTCAATTGTCAAATGAGTTATGATGAGGTTTTGAGTAAGGTTTATGATCTTATGAGATGTGACTCGAGATATGTGGAGTTGAAGCTACTAATGAGGTATCCAATGATGTCCGGTTCATATGAAGCCATTCCGTTGGATGATGACAATTCTTTAAAAGCAATGTTGATTGCTATGTCTCAAACAAAATCAACCACAATGCAATTGTTCATCGAGCAACTTCCAAAGCAACCTGAAACTCAATCCCACTTGGAATCCTTTCATGAAATGGATTCATGGGCGAGTCCATTTCCCTACTTGCCCTTGACAAATCAAAGTGGGTTAACGGGTTCATTCACAAGAATGCTTACGGATGAACAATATGCTAGTGAACACATTTTAGAGCTCACTTCTCCAACTCAAACACCACATGTAGAAGCTACAAATGGTGATCCATCTATGATACTTTTCGATTCTCTAGATCAAATATGTGTTGATTTTTTTGGAGATGAAGAGGTTGGGGTGGATAGTGAtgttgatgaagatgaagatacaCAAGATGCTAATGACAAAGCTATAAGAGAAAGCGCTCCATCTCAAATTTTCAACAATGTTGCAGAGTTGGATCCGattttgcttgattcttggaggaCTTGGTCCAACAACCACTCTTTCGATGGTGAATTTGCTATTGGGCAAGAGTTTGATTCTTCGGCGCAATTGAAAGACATAGTCAAAGGTTATTCCATAGCTAAAAATCATTCATTTAAGGTGTTGGAGAGTGAGCCCACAAAATACGTAGTTGAGTGTAAAAGAAAGAGTTCATGCAAATGCTCATGGAGGTTACGTGCAATCAAGGATCCTTGTCTTGCTTCATTCAGAATTGTGAGGTATAATGGCCCCCATGCAAGTAATTGTTTGGGTGACATAAACTCAATCGATCATCCTCTTCTCTCCTCTGATTTTGTATGCAATGAGATAAAAGATCTTATTCGTGCCGATCCTTCTTTGAAAATCCGTGTTATTGTGCAAGCGGTGAAAGTTAAGTTTAAGTATACCATCACTTACAAGAGAGCTTGGTCAGCGAAACAAAAGGCTATTGCAAGCATTTTTGGTGATTGGGAGCAATCTTACGAAGAGTTGCCTAGGTACATGCAAGCATTGAAAGAATCTAATCCAGGAACCGTCGTGGAATGGTGTACCTTGGCTTCTAATGAAGGTCCTTCTGTTCACAttttttttagagtgttttggGCATTCAAGCCTTCCATCGATGGTTTTAAGCACTGTCGACCCCTAATCACCATAGATGGAACTCATTTGTATGGTAAGTACAAGGGCACGTTACTCATAGCCATGGGTACAGATGCGAATTCTCAATTGTTCCCTCTTGCTTTTGCTATTGTTGAAAGTGAAAATGGTGAGAGTTGGAAATGGTTCATGAAATGCATTCGGCATTTAGTTACTCAGAGGGAAGGTTTATGTGTCATTTCTGATAGACATGCAGGGATTTTGCAAACAATGAATGAGGTCAATAGTGGGTGGGAGGAGCCGCGTGCCCACCATCGATTTTGTACTCGTCACCTTGCCTCTAATGTCAACACTCAGTTCAAGAATGCTTATGTGAAGAACCTTTTCGGAAAAGCCGCAGATGCTCGTCAAAGAAAGAAGTTTGATTACTACTTGGGAAGAATTGGTGAATTGAATGTTGAAGCTCATAAGTACTTGATGGATATTTCTTCTCATCGGTGGTCGATCCACCATGATGGTGGTTTTAGATATGGCGTGAAAACCACAAACATGTCCGAAGCTTTTAATGGGGTGATGAAAGGTGCTCGTTGTTTGCCGATAACCGCCCTTGTTCGGATGACGTTTTACCGAGTGAACTCCTACTTTGTTACAAGACGAGGTTGGGGTAAAAGGAGAATTGAAGAAGGCCACGATTTCGTTGAGAAGgccacaacaacaattgaaatgAACATGGCAAAATCTGGTGCTCACGAGGTCCAAGCCTTTGATCATGAGATGGGGCTATTTGAGGTTACAACTGGACGAGGAGGCAGGGCTTCAGGTAAAGGTGGTAACGTACACACTGTTAACCTTGTAGCCAAAACTTGCACTTGTGAGAAATTAAAAATCTACAAGTTGCCATGCTCCCATGTGCTTGCGGTTTGTCGTTCTCGCAGCTTATCTTATGCTGCTTTCGTTGATCCTTTCTTTACCACTGTCGAGTATAGGCAAACATACTTGAAGAGCTTTCATCCACTTCCTGATGTTCCCTATTGGCCTCATTATACTGGGGTGAGAATAGTTGCTGATGCTAGTAAACGGCGTGGTGTGGGACGCCCAAAGTCGTCTCGATACCCTAATGAGATGGATTCGAGTGCTCGACGCAGTGTCAATGTAAAATCATGTAGCATTTGTCGACGTCAAGGGCATAATAAGAAAACTTGTGCAGCTAGGGGTGGTGTTGGATCATCGGGGTAA